A window of the Trichoderma asperellum chromosome 4, complete sequence genome harbors these coding sequences:
- a CDS encoding uncharacterized protein (EggNog:ENOG41): MDEERRTKIAAALQQYRETVSQQNLAMLRVIVDGLEAPSLPPSTLSLRSSILVDEYGTNLAETVKEPRDLFNDNIRPKLLKYLDGVVDGPNLTKREEYFARMKAIIAEENIDFGGEFEFPPRDLAYLCTLVDGIIGPGLPDYIVSSQIEFISPTFDGLDDLGYVVPLWDDDLGHRVDMFFGLWEDWEIAVAIQTGRGPFALCGSCAIYCRNEKDDDNKEWKWRYGMFDGDWHSDMYNTVEEFLAYYRHHNEQTEEMVRRNLGI, encoded by the coding sequence ATGGATGAAGAGCGACGCACCAAGATTGCAGCCGCACTGCAGCAATACCGCGAAACAGTGTCGCAGCAGAACCTTGCCATGCTGCGTGTCATTGTGGATGGTCTGGAAGCTCCATCACTGCCCCCGAGTACTTTATCGCTGCGATCAAGTATACTTGTCGACGAGTATGGCACCAATCTTGCCGAAACCGTCAAAGAGCCACGGGATTTATTCAACGATAATATACGCCCTAAATTGCTCAAATACCTAGATGGAGTGGTTGACGGTCCGAATCTAACGAAGAGGGAAGAATATTTCGCCAGAATGAAGGCAATTATAGCAGAGGAGAATATAGATTTTGGCGGCGAATTTGAATTCCCCCCAAGAGATCTTGCTTATCTTTGCACGTTAGTAGATGGCATCATTGGTCCAGGACTACCAGACTACATTGTCTCAAGTCAGATTGAGTTTATAAGTCCTACTTTCGATGGTCTAGACGATCTAGGCTATGTTGTACCTCTTTGGGATGATGATCTAGGACATCGAGTTGATATGTTTTTTGGTCTTTGGGAAGACTGGGAGATTGCAGTGGCAATTCAAACTGGTCGTGGCCCGTTCGCGTTATGTGGCTCTTGCGCCATTTATTGCCGTAATGAGAAAGACGATGATAACAAAGAATGGAAGTGGAGGTATGGCATGTTTGATGGAGACTGGCACAGCGATATGTACAATACTGTGGAAGAATTCCTTGCATATTACCGCCATCACAACGAGCAAACAGAGGAAATGGTCAGGAGGAACCTTGGGATATAG
- a CDS encoding uncharacterized protein (TransMembrane:1 (o112-135i)) — protein MSMPAWLFSKNGTVPLYFVCLDKDTSDVLGESHYYNITNGPTSSSTGPATTSATTTSSKSSGTGTDTSKTAASNTGAAVDGTPPHSTSPTTTTTTASSTATPQSTEKLSKKAIAGISVGAIIGGVSILAVLGFLARRYGIWSNGSFHNIFGRGQQSAAPQNNIVELPVDNPTELQDSQEIKDSRAWKHPRGSGGLYEVA, from the coding sequence ATGAGTATGCCGGCATGGCTTTTTTCAAAAAACGGAACTGTCCCGCTTTATTTCGTGTGTCTTGATAAAGACACATCGGACGTTCTCGGCGAATCTCATTATTATAACATCACGAACGGGCCTACGAGTTCCTCTACTGGACCGGCCACGACTAGTGCAACTACAACGTCTTCTAAGTCAAGTGGAACTGGCACAGATACTTCAAAAACAGCTGCATCAAACACAGGTGCTGCTGTGGATGGGACACCGCCACACTCGACAAGTCCAACGACCACGACAACGACGGCATCGTCAACCGCCACACCACAATCGACCGAAAAACTCTCTAAAAAGGCAATTGCAGGTATTTCGGTTGGGGCAATAATAGGCGGCGTATCAATACTAGCGGTGTTGGGTTTCCTGGCACGCAGGTATGGAATCTGGAGCAACGGTAGCTTTCATAATATCTTTGGAAGGGGTCAACAGAGCGCAGCTCCTCAAAATAACATAGTAGAGCTACCGGTAGACAACCCAACGGAGCTGCAAGACAGTCAAGAGATCAAAGATTCAAGAGCCTGGAAACATCCCAGAGGTTCCGGAGGTCTCTACGAAGTGGCTTAG